The following proteins are co-located in the Microbacterium immunditiarum genome:
- a CDS encoding ROK family transcriptional regulator produces MSASEVQRGSSTVTPAHREEPAAVRGEGTRALRRAAKVLPEHARAHNRSLVLQTLFHSGAMSRADLSRQTGLTRVTISDLVAELIADGFVAEKGVREASGPGKPAMLVDLDRSGHRIIGIDLSGSDRFLGAVLDLDGSIVARRSIPVSAGDELVESVISLARELIADSDVPVLGVGVGAPGVIDDRGVVLTAPNLRWTGFDLQSTLENALDLPVVVANDANAAVLAEYTFGGAGDDIMLVKVDRGVGSGLLSGGRPMRGARFAAGEIGHVTVGTDGGPLCACGKIGCLEAWISVPSLSGRLAEASGDAARESVLRDAGERLGIALAPIVGALDLSEIVLSGPSELLGGPLAEASAETLRTRTLAEVHEGIRVRMTEQGQDIVLRGAAVMVLSGQLGVS; encoded by the coding sequence ATGTCCGCATCGGAAGTGCAGCGCGGCTCTTCCACAGTGACGCCCGCGCATCGAGAGGAACCCGCCGCCGTGCGCGGCGAGGGCACCCGAGCCCTCCGGCGAGCCGCCAAGGTCCTTCCCGAGCACGCCCGCGCGCACAACCGCTCGCTCGTGCTGCAGACGCTCTTCCACAGCGGCGCGATGAGCCGCGCCGACCTCTCCCGTCAGACGGGACTCACTCGCGTGACCATCTCGGACCTCGTCGCCGAGCTCATCGCCGACGGCTTCGTCGCCGAGAAGGGGGTGCGCGAGGCATCCGGCCCGGGCAAGCCCGCGATGCTCGTCGACCTCGACCGCTCAGGCCACCGCATCATCGGGATCGACCTTTCGGGCAGCGACCGCTTCCTCGGCGCCGTTCTGGACCTCGACGGCAGCATCGTCGCGCGCCGCTCGATCCCAGTCTCGGCCGGGGACGAGCTCGTCGAGTCGGTCATCTCGCTCGCACGCGAGCTCATCGCCGACTCGGACGTCCCGGTCCTGGGTGTCGGCGTCGGCGCGCCCGGCGTCATCGACGATCGGGGAGTCGTGCTCACGGCGCCGAACCTCCGGTGGACGGGCTTCGACCTGCAGAGCACGCTCGAGAATGCCCTCGATCTGCCCGTCGTCGTCGCGAACGACGCGAACGCAGCGGTGCTGGCCGAGTACACGTTCGGCGGAGCGGGCGACGACATCATGCTCGTGAAGGTCGACCGCGGCGTCGGCTCCGGCTTGCTCTCGGGCGGGCGACCGATGCGCGGAGCGCGCTTCGCCGCCGGTGAGATCGGCCACGTCACGGTCGGCACGGACGGCGGCCCGCTCTGCGCGTGCGGCAAGATCGGATGCCTCGAGGCGTGGATCTCTGTGCCGTCGCTGTCGGGCCGGCTCGCCGAGGCATCCGGTGACGCCGCGCGCGAGAGCGTGCTGCGCGATGCGGGAGAGCGCCTCGGAATCGCCCTCGCGCCCATCGTCGGCGCGCTCGACCTGTCGGAGATCGTGCTCTCCGGCCCCTCTGAACTTCTCGGCGGACCCCTCGCGGAAGCGAGCGCCGAGACCCTCCGCACCCGGACGCTCGCCGAAGTCCACGAGGGCATCCGTGTGCGGATGACGGAGCAAGGCCAGGACATCGTCCTGCGCGGCGCGGCCGTCATGGTCCTGTCGGGACAACTGGGCGTGTCCTAG